From Micromonospora echinaurantiaca:
ACGGGCGGGCAGCCGCAGGGTGAACGTCGACCCACCACCAAGAGTGCTCGCCACCTCGACCCGTCCGCCATGGTTGCTCGCGATGTGTTTGACGATGGCCAGCCCGAGGCCGGTCCCGCCGGTGTCCCGGGAGCGCGCCTGGTCGGCCCGGTAGAACCGCTCGAAGATCCGGTCGACGTCGGTCGGCGCGATCCCGATCCCCTGGTCGGTGACGGCGATCTCGACGTGCTCGTCGTCGGCCCGGGTGGCGATCCGCACCGTGGTGTCCTCGCCCGAGTAGTTGATGGCGTTCTCCACCAGGTTCGACACGGCGGTGGCGAGTTGGGTGTCGCTGCCGTACACGGTCAGGCCGCGCTCGCCGGTGACCTCCACCTCGATCCGCCGGGCGGCGGCGCTGGTCCGGGTGCGGTCGACCACCTCGGCGACCACCCAGTCCACCGCGACCGGCTCCGGCGGCGGCTGCGGCTCGGCGCCCTGCAACCGGGTCAGCTCCAGCAGTTCCTGCACCAGCCGGCCGAGCCGGGTCGACTCGTGCTGGATGCGCTCGGCGAAGCGCCGGGCGGCGACCAGGTCCTCGGACAGGTCCGGCGCCGCCGCGCCGGCCGGCTCGGTGGCGTCCAGCAGCGCCTCGGCGAGCAGTTGCAGGGCGCCGATCGGCGTCTTCAGCTCGTGGCTGACGTTCGCCACGAAGTCCCGCCGCACCCGGGCCAGCCGGTGCGACTCGGTCACGTCCACCGCTTCCACGGCGACGTGCCCGCCACCGATCGCCATCGCCCGCAGGTGCACCCCGAGCGGGTTCTCCCCGGCGGAGTCGCGGCCCCGCGGCAGGTCCAGTTCGATCTCGCGCCGCACGCCGGTGCGGCGCACCTGGCCGGCGAGCGTACGGATCAACGGGTGGGCGGCGATCGAACCGGGCGTCGGGCCGGTGCGGAGCAGCCCCATCGCCCGGGCGGCCGGGTTGACCCGGACCGGCTGGTCGTCGGCGTCCAGCACCACCACGCCGGCGCGGAGCGAGTCGATCGTCCGGCGGCCGAGCCCCGCCTGCTGGTCGTCTGGTATCGCGAGCCTCCCCATGCCGAGACGGCGGCCGGACCGGCCCGCCGCCGAGGTGACCCGGGCGCGGACCGCCGGGACCAACGCGACCAGCAGCAACCCGGCGGCCAGCCCGGCCACCAGGCCCACGACCACACCGACGGTCACCGCCCACTCCACCCGGCGATCGTAGGGTCATTGTTAACCTGGGCATCGCCCATAACAGGACGAACCACCTTCACGTCCGGGAAAGTTCACCCCCGCGTCCGGCGCCGTTCACCCGGGTTCATCTGCGGTCCGCCCGTGCGGCCTAGCGTGGGCGGCACACCTGCCCACCCCGCGCCGGCCTGGCCGGCGGACACCGATTCCAGGACGTGAGAATGCGCGACGAGTTCCGGGCTGACCTGCAGATCGTCAGCCAACTGCTGGTGGACATGGCGGAGGGGATCCGGGCCGCGATGCGGCAGGCCACCCGCGCCCTGCTCACCGCGGACCGCCGGGCCGCGGAGACGGTGATCGAGCGGGACGCCGAGATCGACGACCTCTACCGGCACGTCGAGGAGCGGGTCTGCGACCTGCTCGCCCGGCAGGCGCCGGTCGCCTCCGACCTGCGCGCCATGATCACGGCGCTGCACGTCGCGGCCGACCTGGAGCGGATGGGTGACCTGGCCGACCACGTGGCGAAGACCGCGCTGCGGCGGCACCCGTCGCCGGCCGTGCCGGCCGAGCTGCGGCCGATCTTCACCGACATGGCCGCGATCGCCGACCGGATGGCCGAGAAGATCGCGTCGGTGCTGGCCAAGCCCGACGTGGCGGTCGCCGCCGAACTGGACCGCGTCGACGACGCCATGGACGACCTGCACCGCAGCCTGTTCGCGGTGCTGCTCGGCGAGGACTGGCCGTACGGGGTGGAGACCGCGATCGACGCCACCCTGCTCGGCCGCTTCTACGAGCGGTTCGCCGACCACGCGGTGAACACCGCCGAGCACGTGATCTACCTGATCACCGGGGAGACCACACCCCCGGCCAACTGAGCCGCCGCCCGGGGCCCCGGCCAGCCGGCCGGGGCCCGGTCGCGTTCAGCGGCCCTGGTTCGCCACCGCGGCGGCGGCCTCCTTGGCGGCGGCCGGGTCGAGGTAGGTGCCGCCCAGGGTGTGCGGGCGCAGGTGCGCGTCGAGGTCGTAGCGCAGCGGGATGCCGGTCGGGATGTTCAGCTTGGCGATCGCCTCGTCGGAGATCTGGTCCAGGTGCTTGACCAGGGCGCGCAGCGAGTTGCCGTGCGCGGCCACCAGCACCGTACGGCCGGCCAGGATGTCCGGCACGATCGAGTCGTACCAGTAGGGCAGCATTCGCTCGACGACGTCCTTCAGGCACTCGGTACGCGGCATCAGCTCGCTCGGCAGCAGCGCGTACCGCGGGTCGCCGACCTGGGACCACTCGTCGCCGTCCGCGATCGGCGGCGGCGGGGTGTCGTACGAGCGACGCCAGAGCATGAACTGCTCCTCGCCGTACTCGTCCAGCGTCTGCTTCTTGTTCTTGCCCTGCAGCGCGCCGTAGTGGCGCTCGTTGAGCCGCCAGGACCGGCGGACCGCGATCCAGTGCCGGTCCGCGGCGTTCAGCGCCAGCTCGGCGGTACGGGTCGCGCGGCGCAGCACGCTGGTGTGCACCACGTCCGGCAGCAGGTCGTGCTCGCGCAGCAGCTCGCCGCCGCGGCGCGCCTCGTTCTCGCCCTTCTCGGTGAGGTCGACGTCGACCCAGCCGGTGAAGAGGTTCTTGGCGTTCCAGTCGCTCTCGCCGTGCCGCAGCAGGACCAGCGTCCCGACGGTGGGCCCCTCGCTCGCAGTCATGCGGATCATCCTGCCGTACCCGGCGGTCGGACACGCGGCGAGCGGTCGTGACGACCACCACGTGGAAAAGCCGATGACCGGCAAACCGGCCCGGCACTAGGTTGTAAGGCGCTTGTGATTGATCGGTCATTACCGGGGGCGGGGGCGGCAGATGCGGACGGTGCGGGGCTGGTTCAGGGACACGGCGGGCGGACTGCCGGCGCGGTTCTGGTACCTCTGGACCGGCACCCTGATCAACCGGCTCGGCTCGTTCGTGCTGGTGTTCCTGGCCATCTACCTCACCCAGGAGCGCGGCTTCTCCGCCTCGCAGGCCGGCCTGGTGATCGGCCTCTGGGGCGTCGGCGGCGCGGTCGGCACCACCGTCGGTGGCACGCTGACCGACCGCTGGGGTCGCCGGCCCACCCTGTTCACCGCGCACCTGGGCGCGGCCGCCATGATGCTCACCCTCGGCCTCGCCCGGGACCTGTGGGCGGTGGCGCTCGGCGCCCTGCTGCTCGGCATGTTCGCCGAGGCGGCCCGGCCGGCGTTCGGCGCCATGATGATCGACGTGGTGCCAGCCAAGGACCGGCTGCGGGCCTTCTCGCTGAACTACTGGGCGATCAACCTCGGCTTCGCCTGCGCGGCGGTGCTCGCCGGCCTCGCCGCCCAGGCCGACTACCTGCTGCTCTTCGTGGTCGACGCGGCCACCATGCTGGTCACCGCGCTGATCATCTTCATCAAGGTCGGCGAGACCCGGACCGCGGTCACCGTGGCGCCGGGACAGGCCAAGGGCGAGCCGCCGGCCGGGGCGCTACGCACCATCCTGACCGACCGGGTCTTCCTGGGCTTCGTGGCGTTGAACCTGCTCTCCGCGCTGGTCTTCCTCCAGCACATCTCGATGCTGCCGATCGCGATGGGTGACTCGGGCCTGACCCCCGCCACCTACGGCTCGGTGATCGCGCTCAACGGCGTGCTGATCGTGGTGGGGCAGCTCTTCGTACCCCGGCTGATCCGGGGCCGGAGCAGGTCGCACGTGCTCGCCCTGGCCTCGGTGGTGATGGGCGTCGGCTTCGGGCTGACCGCGTTCGCGGACGCCGCCTGGTTCTACGGGATCACCGTGCTGATCTGGACGCTCGGCGAGATGCTCAACTCGCCGTCCAACGCCACCCTCATCGCCGAACTCTCCCCCGCCGAGCTGCGCGGTCGCTACCAGGGCGTCTTCTCGCTCTCCTGGCAGGTGGCCGGCGCTGTGGCACCGATCCTCGGCGGCCTGGTCCGCGAGCAGGCCGGCAACGGCGCGCTCTGGCTCGGCTGCGCGGCGATCGGCGCCGTGACGGCGGTCGCCCACCTGGTCTCCGGGCCGGCTCGGGAGCGGCGCGCCGTGGCGCTGCGGGCGGCCACCGAGCCGGTCGTGCCGGTCACCGCCACCCGGACGCCGGCGCCCGAGGCGGCCGAGGCGGCGGCCACCGCCCCCGCCCTGCCGGTCCGGTCGGGTGCGGATGCCGCGCCGCCGGCCGCCGACAGCGACGGGGTGGACGGGTCGGCGGCGGGCGGCCCCGGCCGGCCCCGGTCGACCGAGTCCGCCGGGGCACGGTGACCAGCGACACGTGGCGCCCGGCGGCCGGGCTCCCTACGGTCTGGATGAAACTGTTAGTTAACTGAACTGTTCGGAGGACGCGTGCGGCCCCTACGGCGCTGGCTGGACTACACCGCCGGCGGTCTGCCCGCCACCTTCTGGTACCTCTGGGCCGGGTTGCTGATCAATCGGGCCGGCGCGTTCGCGATGCTCTTCCTGTCGCTCTACCTGACCTCGGCGCGGAGCGCGAGCGAGGCGGTGGCCGGCGCGGTGGTCGGAGCGTACGGGGCCGGCGGGGCGGCCGGGGTGCTGCTCGGCGGGGTGCTCGCCGACCGGTGGGGCCGCCGGTCCACGCTGCTCGCGGCCCACCTGGTCACCGCCGCCCTGATGGTCGCGCTGGCGTTCAGCCGGCACCTGGTGGTGATCGCGGTGCTCGCCGCGCTGGTCGGCGTCGTCCACTCGATGCCCAGCCCGGCGTTCGTCGCGGCGATCGTCGACGTGGTGCCCGAGCAGCGCCGCTCGCGCGCCTTCAACCTCCAGTTCTGGGCGTTCAACCTGGGCATGGCGGTGGCCTCGCTGCTGGCCGGCGTGCTCGCCGAGGCGAGCTTCGTCGCGCTGTTCCTGGTCGACGCGGCGGCCACCCTGCTGGCCGCGGCGGTGATCGCCTGGAAGGTGCCGGAGACCCTGCCGAGTCGCAGCCCCCGCCACGCTCCGATCTTGGACAGTTTCCGTTCCACCCGAACGGAAACTGTCCAAGATCCAGGCGATGGAGCCCCGGCAACGACGGCCGGCCGGGGCCGGGTCGGCCCGGACGGCGGGCCGGTGCGGCCGGGCGGGCGCTCCCGTCGGCCCGGGCTGCACACCGCGCTGACCGACCGGGTCTTCCTGGTCTTCGTGGGCCTGACCTTCGTGCTGGCCGTACTGACCCTGCAGACCTCGACCATCATGCCGCTGGCCATGCGGACGGACGGGCTCAGCCCGTCCGCGTACGGCGTGGTGGTGGCGCTCGGCGGAGTGCTGATCGTGCTCGGCCAGCTCTTCGTGCCCCGGTTGATCGAGCGGCACCGCAAGGACCACGTGCTGGCCGTCTCCACCGGGCTGCTCGCGCTCGGCTTCGGCGCCCTCGCGTACGCCGACGACCTGCCGGTCTACCTGGGCGCCGCGGTGGTCTGGACGGTGGGCTCGATGCTCGCCGCGCCGCCGAACGCGCAGATCAACGCCGACCTCGCCCCACCTG
This genomic window contains:
- a CDS encoding ATP-binding protein, yielding MEWAVTVGVVVGLVAGLAAGLLLVALVPAVRARVTSAAGRSGRRLGMGRLAIPDDQQAGLGRRTIDSLRAGVVVLDADDQPVRVNPAARAMGLLRTGPTPGSIAAHPLIRTLAGQVRRTGVRREIELDLPRGRDSAGENPLGVHLRAMAIGGGHVAVEAVDVTESHRLARVRRDFVANVSHELKTPIGALQLLAEALLDATEPAGAAAPDLSEDLVAARRFAERIQHESTRLGRLVQELLELTRLQGAEPQPPPEPVAVDWVVAEVVDRTRTSAAARRIEVEVTGERGLTVYGSDTQLATAVSNLVENAINYSGEDTTVRIATRADDEHVEIAVTDQGIGIAPTDVDRIFERFYRADQARSRDTGGTGLGLAIVKHIASNHGGRVEVASTLGGGSTFTLRLPARPPDDLLATLPPAGIESGPAELRQV
- a CDS encoding MFS transporter — encoded protein: MRPLRRWLDYTAGGLPATFWYLWAGLLINRAGAFAMLFLSLYLTSARSASEAVAGAVVGAYGAGGAAGVLLGGVLADRWGRRSTLLAAHLVTAALMVALAFSRHLVVIAVLAALVGVVHSMPSPAFVAAIVDVVPEQRRSRAFNLQFWAFNLGMAVASLLAGVLAEASFVALFLVDAAATLLAAAVIAWKVPETLPSRSPRHAPILDSFRSTRTETVQDPGDGAPATTAGRGRVGPDGGPVRPGGRSRRPGLHTALTDRVFLVFVGLTFVLAVLTLQTSTIMPLAMRTDGLSPSAYGVVVALGGVLIVLGQLFVPRLIERHRKDHVLAVSTGLLALGFGALAYADDLPVYLGAAVVWTVGSMLAAPPNAQINADLAPPELRARYQSVFYLAFPAASFVAPTLGGVSLQYLGERHWLIVGGLGLLAAAGHLWAGPPRERRVAALRRAAAERPEPALTGR
- a CDS encoding MDR family MFS transporter, which codes for MRTVRGWFRDTAGGLPARFWYLWTGTLINRLGSFVLVFLAIYLTQERGFSASQAGLVIGLWGVGGAVGTTVGGTLTDRWGRRPTLFTAHLGAAAMMLTLGLARDLWAVALGALLLGMFAEAARPAFGAMMIDVVPAKDRLRAFSLNYWAINLGFACAAVLAGLAAQADYLLLFVVDAATMLVTALIIFIKVGETRTAVTVAPGQAKGEPPAGALRTILTDRVFLGFVALNLLSALVFLQHISMLPIAMGDSGLTPATYGSVIALNGVLIVVGQLFVPRLIRGRSRSHVLALASVVMGVGFGLTAFADAAWFYGITVLIWTLGEMLNSPSNATLIAELSPAELRGRYQGVFSLSWQVAGAVAPILGGLVREQAGNGALWLGCAAIGAVTAVAHLVSGPARERRAVALRAATEPVVPVTATRTPAPEAAEAAATAPALPVRSGADAAPPAADSDGVDGSAAGGPGRPRSTESAGAR
- a CDS encoding phosphoglyceromutase produces the protein MTASEGPTVGTLVLLRHGESDWNAKNLFTGWVDVDLTEKGENEARRGGELLREHDLLPDVVHTSVLRRATRTAELALNAADRHWIAVRRSWRLNERHYGALQGKNKKQTLDEYGEEQFMLWRRSYDTPPPPIADGDEWSQVGDPRYALLPSELMPRTECLKDVVERMLPYWYDSIVPDILAGRTVLVAAHGNSLRALVKHLDQISDEAIAKLNIPTGIPLRYDLDAHLRPHTLGGTYLDPAAAKEAAAAVANQGR
- the phoU gene encoding phosphate signaling complex protein PhoU, with protein sequence MRDEFRADLQIVSQLLVDMAEGIRAAMRQATRALLTADRRAAETVIERDAEIDDLYRHVEERVCDLLARQAPVASDLRAMITALHVAADLERMGDLADHVAKTALRRHPSPAVPAELRPIFTDMAAIADRMAEKIASVLAKPDVAVAAELDRVDDAMDDLHRSLFAVLLGEDWPYGVETAIDATLLGRFYERFADHAVNTAEHVIYLITGETTPPAN